Proteins from a single region of Erythrobacter sp.:
- a CDS encoding TonB-dependent receptor domain-containing protein: protein MKLRTALCASVALWSLASPALAQDEVATDAAAEAEGSEIIVTAVARGQNRIESSVSVSTIGADAITNLGAPSSADLIRQIPGIRSEASGGEGNANIAVRGIPVSTGGARYIQLQEDGLPILEFGDIIFGNADNFLRADRSVARVEAVRGGSASTFASNAPGAVINFISKTGETEGGAIQGSVGLDFESYRLDFDYGAPIGDDLSFHIGGFYRTGEGPRDIGYNGYDGGQIKANITKRFDGGYVRLSAKYLDDKTPTILPQPVFVGGTNANPDYNAIPGFNPRTDALYSPFLTPQVTLDGNNNPASYDFRDGLSVKSLAFGIESEIDVGSGWTLTNRFRFADNSGSFQSPFPASAGAAQGIANGIGGAGSSIVFASGPNAGQTANAATIGGNGLLTNVVVFNTRLNSLDNVTNDFRVNKTFDMGGGSANFTTGFYLSRQDINTDWLWTSHVQTVQGDGQAVLVDIRNAAGQLVTQNGTVGFGATFFGNCCRRNYDVAYSTYAPFASLSFELDRLTLDASIRYDFGDASGTITGSDSGFGIGVGRFDFNNNGTISTAEAQTGVLPLGSARPVNYSFNYFSFSLGANYLLTDDLGIFARYSQGGRHTADRSLFSPAVSTTDGSLPGGDAGVVARVDQLEAGVKYQSNGLSLYATGFFAKTAETNVELAPLELFDTEYEAFGIELEGAYRTGNFTFSGGATWTDAQIKDALDLTTIGNKPRRQADLVYQATAQYDTDAFTLGANIVGTTDSFTQDSNQLKLPAFAQVNAFLAFRPIDRVEVGLNAQNLFNAAGFTEAEEGSIPANGIVRARSIAGRTVLASVRFDF from the coding sequence ATGAAATTGCGGACCGCGCTTTGCGCAAGTGTAGCCCTGTGGAGCCTGGCAAGCCCGGCTCTGGCGCAGGATGAAGTGGCAACCGACGCCGCGGCCGAGGCCGAAGGCAGCGAAATCATCGTCACCGCCGTCGCCCGCGGCCAGAACCGGATCGAAAGCTCGGTTTCGGTCAGCACCATCGGGGCCGACGCCATCACCAATCTCGGCGCGCCGTCCTCGGCCGACCTCATCCGCCAGATCCCGGGCATCCGCTCGGAAGCATCGGGCGGTGAAGGCAACGCCAACATCGCCGTGCGCGGCATCCCCGTCTCGACCGGCGGCGCGCGCTACATCCAGCTGCAGGAAGACGGCCTGCCGATCCTCGAATTCGGCGACATCATCTTCGGCAATGCCGACAACTTCCTGCGCGCCGATCGCTCGGTCGCCCGCGTCGAAGCGGTGCGCGGCGGTTCGGCCTCGACCTTCGCCTCCAACGCCCCGGGCGCGGTGATCAACTTCATCTCCAAGACCGGCGAGACCGAAGGCGGCGCCATCCAAGGCAGCGTCGGCCTCGATTTCGAAAGCTACCGCCTCGATTTCGATTACGGCGCCCCGATCGGCGATGATCTCAGCTTCCACATCGGCGGCTTCTACCGCACCGGCGAAGGCCCGCGCGACATCGGCTACAACGGCTATGACGGCGGCCAGATCAAGGCCAACATCACCAAGCGCTTCGATGGCGGCTATGTGCGCCTGTCGGCCAAGTATCTCGACGACAAGACCCCGACGATCCTGCCCCAGCCGGTGTTCGTGGGCGGCACCAACGCCAACCCCGATTACAACGCCATCCCCGGCTTCAACCCTCGCACGGACGCGCTTTACAGCCCGTTCCTGACCCCGCAGGTCACGCTCGACGGCAACAACAATCCGGCCTCCTACGATTTCCGTGACGGCCTTTCGGTCAAGAGCCTCGCCTTCGGGATCGAGAGCGAAATCGACGTCGGCAGCGGCTGGACGCTGACCAACCGCTTCCGCTTTGCCGACAATTCGGGCAGCTTCCAGTCGCCCTTCCCGGCGAGCGCGGGCGCAGCGCAGGGCATCGCCAACGGCATCGGCGGCGCGGGTTCAAGCATCGTCTTTGCCAGCGGCCCGAATGCCGGGCAGACCGCCAACGCGGCCACCATCGGCGGCAACGGCCTGCTGACCAATGTGGTGGTGTTCAACACCCGCCTCAACAGCCTCGACAACGTCACCAACGACTTCCGCGTCAACAAGACCTTCGACATGGGCGGCGGTTCGGCCAACTTCACCACCGGCTTCTACCTGTCGCGGCAGGACATCAACACCGACTGGCTTTGGACCAGCCATGTCCAGACCGTGCAGGGCGACGGGCAGGCGGTGCTGGTGGATATCCGCAATGCGGCCGGCCAGCTGGTCACCCAGAACGGCACGGTGGGCTTCGGCGCGACCTTCTTCGGCAATTGCTGCCGCCGCAACTATGATGTGGCCTACAGCACCTATGCGCCCTTCGCCTCGCTCTCCTTCGAGCTTGACCGCCTGACGCTCGACGCCAGCATCCGCTATGATTTCGGCGATGCCAGCGGCACGATCACCGGTTCGGACAGCGGCTTCGGCATCGGCGTGGGCCGGTTCGACTTCAACAACAACGGCACGATCAGCACCGCCGAAGCCCAAACCGGTGTCCTGCCGCTCGGCTCGGCGCGTCCGGTGAACTATTCGTTCAATTACTTCAGCTTCTCGCTGGGTGCGAACTACCTCCTCACCGATGATCTGGGCATCTTCGCGCGTTACAGCCAGGGCGGCCGCCACACGGCAGACCGCAGCCTGTTCTCGCCCGCCGTCAGCACCACCGACGGCAGCCTGCCGGGCGGCGATGCGGGTGTGGTTGCGCGCGTCGATCAGCTCGAAGCGGGCGTGAAGTACCAGTCGAACGGCCTGTCGCTCTACGCCACCGGCTTCTTCGCCAAGACCGCCGAGACCAATGTCGAACTCGCCCCGCTGGAGCTGTTCGACACCGAGTACGAGGCTTTCGGGATCGAGCTTGAAGGTGCCTATCGCACCGGCAACTTCACCTTCTCGGGCGGGGCAACCTGGACCGACGCGCAGATCAAGGACGCGCTTGATCTGACGACCATCGGCAACAAGCCGCGCCGTCAGGCCGATCTCGTCTATCAGGCGACCGCGCAGTACGACACCGATGCCTTCACGCTGGGTGCCAACATTGTCGGCACCACCGACAGCTTCACCCAGGACAGCAACCAGCTGAAGCTGCCGGCCTTTGCGCAGGTCAACGCCTTCCTCGCGTTCCGCCCTATCGACCGGGTCGAGGTCGGGCTGAACGCCCAGAACCTGTTCAACGCCGCCGGTTTCACCGAGGCGGAAGAAGGTTCGATCCCGGCCAACGGCATCGTGCGCGCGCGCTCGATTGCCGGCCGGACGGTGCTGGCTTCGGTGCGGTTCGACTTCTAA